Genomic segment of Perca flavescens isolate YP-PL-M2 chromosome 7, PFLA_1.0, whole genome shotgun sequence:
TGGACCTGACGCCCTCCTCGCTATGGCAACCAGCAGGGCCAGTAACCAGCCAGCAGGTGGAAATGTTGCATTGAAAACTGAGGCCAACCAAAGAACTGAAGGTGAGAATGAGGAAGAGCTGGGAGGAGGaagggtttgtttgtttgtttgtttgtttgttaattaTCATTCTACCCTTCTTACATAAGTTCATGTCTGTGTTTCTGATCCAACAGAAAGTGTACACAGACAATTGATAGGGATGAACGGAAGCCAATTCGTAAGTTTCTAAATCAACTCCCTTTCAAAAGCATAcccattaaaatgcaatttTTAACCATTTCTCTGTTGCATGCGCATGTCAACGAAATAAtgtaacattttgggaaatactacTATTGTCTTTATTGCGCAGAGTGAAAAAACTACCTAAGAGGCTTTACAAACGCTCAGAAATTATCCCCTTAGCATAGGTAACTATTTAGCATAAGGGACAAACTTGAGGTAGTTCATGAAACCAGGCACTGGTCTTTACGCTAAGCTTTTCAGCTTTTCAGctgtttccaaaatgtcaaactattactTTAATTTGTATGATAGTGTATAGCCACATATggtcattttctttttgtttctttgtcccTTCTCCACTCTCAAAGGAATCATTCAAGCCTCTTTCCTGGAAGACGGAACATAATGTAACCCATGTTGTGGAGAGAAGGTGAGACAAAGGGACATAGGACTATATGAGAGTATGGAAGTGTGGGATAGTGAATTGAAAATTAAAAAGGattaaataaaactaattgttttggGAACTAAAAGAAGAATGATCAGAAGCCACTACTCAGCTTCAATCGCTCatattaaacatttacaaatctTTTTGTATTCCCTTTCAACGcttgttactgaaaaaagtaattCTATTATTGTTCCAAAGTAATACATTACTGCCCAACACTGTGGCCCTAATGAcctgcacagacattttaacttCTACTTTTCTGCCTGGCTTCTGTTTCACATAACTTAGAGCTCAGAGTGTTGAGGAACTGGACCAGCGATCCTCTATCCCTCCTCAAGCTCCCCTTAAGAACTATTCTTTCTCAACCGGTGGAGAAGTGACCCCCAGCAGACATGTGCTCCATGCTCCTGTCCCCTGCCGTCCTCAACCAACCAAGAGCAGCCCTGCTACTGTCCATTGGCCCTTTTCTGAATCCTCTGACTTGGTTACTGCAGCTGCTTCAGCGACTAGTCTGGTGGCGCAACCTTCTTCCAAAACAAACCTGCTACGCTTTCCCAACCTGATCCCAACTAGCCAACATACCAGCTCTAgaagtcaggtttctgggcctCCCTGGCACAAGCAGAGTACCCCTCAACCCCCTGCCAAAGAGCCAACTGTGGTATTCAGGTTGAGAAATCTGTCAGAGCAAGATGTCAGAGATGTAGAGTGTCAAAGTAAGACCCAGGAGAAAAAGGACATCCCACCTTTGAAGACCGAGAGGGACTCTGGAGAGCTTAGAGAGGCGTTTGATGGGCCTCTGGACCTATCGGATCATGGAAAGTCCAAATCCAGCCAAATGCCAACAGATGATTCACCCTTAGCCTTACAAACTGGAGAGAGAGTACAGAGGTGCCCTGACAAGGATGGGAAGGCAAATCCACACAGCCCGGTATCATCACCGTCTCCTGTCGTCCCTCCCTCATGCCCCTCTATCCCACCAGTCAATCAACAAGAGGAAGAGTCTGCCAGCGACCATAACCACAaggtaactttttttaaaagacatggGGGTGATGGTAAAGAGGGGACAAACAGGGTTCATGGTATGATAGCCTCGCATTACTAGacatatctccacagcgctgcagaggaaggtctggataggagaaaaattggtcaggggttgtttgcattttgttAAACCAATtgacaatcgtcttgggcagcgctaagctccggacgcagcaacggtggctctgcaaaatggtctgcAAAATTTTGTCCACCGCAATCCCCCTCATCGGTCcgaaaacatcccagttagagagtaaatgcagGACACATGGATAAACGTCATTtcctcttaccagtgtatcaccgtaTGTACTTTGTCCAAACCAATCCTCTCATATTGGTCCCCAAACGTCCCAGGTAGACAgtaaaaacatattctttgtaaatctttacaatcattcccccaaaagaaccaagcaggcctgccttgttgcacaatccaaattttcttcaaaacttgccattttcagcgtgtaacattagctcagaggttgttgttgttcctCGATGCGACCGGGGTTTAACGTAAACACAAAGAATttggaaggtgagggacaactgacgggacatccggtggaaccGGCGGCGCCGGAACCATCCGGTAA
This window contains:
- the rbbp8l gene encoding RBBP8 N-terminal-like protein, whose amino-acid sequence is MEELFTKNQQMKEQQRLLIENIKTLENRLRAGLCDRCTVTQEVAKRRQMEFEASQIQSLQHISLLAGEMTNMKKENTRLRDELRNLRAALEAHSDHSSNRNTTPDIKPTTPPGYSPSSGPDALLAMATSRASNQPAGGNVALKTEANQRTEESVHRQLIGMNGSQFESFKPLSWKTEHNVTHVVERRAQSVEELDQRSSIPPQAPLKNYSFSTGGEVTPSRHVLHAPVPCRPQPTKSSPATVHWPFSESSDLVTAAASATSLVAQPSSKTNLLRFPNLIPTSQHTSSRSQVSGPPWHKQSTPQPPAKEPTVVFRLRNLSEQDVRDVECQSKTQEKKDIPPLKTERDSGELREAFDGPLDLSDHGKSKSSQMPTDDSPLALQTGERVQRCPDKDGKANPHSPVSSPSPVVPPSCPSIPPVNQQEEESASDHNHKVIKEQEQKEEANGKTDQSGNEKKVPVLTISLHPVVALETLNSALQKSLLSSGKSSSPAAEPRSTSDEQDEDKSVSGQENGQGCKRKRASVETETDRDSETDHILQERKIKITLRTEAKSPS